GATGCAGCCGTCGCGCACGGGGCAGAACAGGCACAGGGGGTTCTCGGGGCGGCACGTCGTGGCGCCGTGCTCCATGAGGGCCTGGTTGAAGTCGCCGGGGCGCTCGCCCTTCACGAGCAGCGCGGCGAGTGTCCAGAGCGTGGCCTCGCGCGCGCGGTCTCCGGGCAGGCCCTCCACCTCGAAGAGGCGCGAGAGCACGCGGGCGACGTTGCCGTCCACCAGGGGGGCTTCCTCGCCGTGGGCGATGGAGGCCACGGCGCCCGCGGTGTAGCGACCGAAGCCCGGGAGCGTGAGGAGCTCCTCGGCGGTGGTGGGGAGCTTGCCGCCGAAGCGCGAGACGACCTCCTGCGCGGCGCGGTGCAGGTTGCGCGCGCGTGAGTAGTAGCCCAGCCCCTTCCACCCGGAGAGCACGTCGTCGAGCGGCGCGGAGGCCAGCGCGAGCGCGGTGGGGAAGCGCTGCAGGAAGCGCTCCCAGTAGGGGATGACGGTGGAGACCTGCGTCTGCTGGAGCATCACCTCGCTCAGCCAGATGGCGTACGGATCTCTCGTGCGGCGCCAGGGCAGGTCGCGCTTGTTCCGGTCGTACCAGGTCAGCAGCGGCGCGCGGATGGTGGCGAGCTGGGCGGGGCTCGGAGCGGGAAGGGGGGACGCGGGTTGCGTCGAGGTCGCGCCGGGTGGGCGCCCGCGCTTGCGAGGCGGCGCGGACGTCGCTGTGTGGTCGGAGGGCGCGACGGAGGCGAGAGTCTCCCCGGACCGCGCGGTGCCGTGGGCCTTGGGAGGACGGCCCCGCTTGCGCGGCTGCGCGGAGGGCGCTTCGACCGTGTGAGGCTCGGCGGAGGTTGTTGCCTCAGCCGTCGGCAGGGACGGCACGGCCAGGTGGGCCTTGGCGGGGCGCCCCTGCTTGGGTGGCCGCGCGGTGGCCGTGTCCCCGTCGAGGGACTCGGTGGAAGGTCGAGACCTGCTCTCCAGTGTGTCTCCTGGCACGGCGCCGGGTGCTTCGGGCGGGCGACCTCGCGCGCGAGATTTCGCGGCGCTGCGGGGCGTCTCGGGACTGTGGGTGGGCTTCTTGGGCACTGCGGTGGCCTCGATGGAGTCCGGCGCCAGGACGTGCTGGGAGCCCGGGCTCACGGGAGTGGGAGCCGCTGCCATCTCCTCGCGTGGGGTCGATGCCCCATCGTCGGGAGCGGGGCTCTCGCGAGACGGCGGAGCGGGGGCGAGATGGAGCGTCGCCTGGGCGGGGCCCTCCGAGACCCGCGCGGTGAGCATCCCCGTGGGGCGGGGACCGCGTGGCTGCGCGGGGGTGTTCGGGCCCCCGTCGCGTGAGCGGTTCGGCCGGGGCGCGACCTCGCAGGCGATGGACGGGAACATCTCGAGCGTGACGAACGACACCTGGAGCGCCCGTATCGGCGCCGCGCCGAAGATGGGGTCGCGAACCCAGGGGCCCATGTACTCGGGGAACGCCACGAGCTGCCGGGGGTCCTCGAGGGGCTCCTCCTCGTGCTGGAGCGACGAGGCCAGCCCCTCCCTCGCGTCGTCGCGCGCCGGGGCGCCACGAGGAGGCTCGCTGGTGGGGGCGGGGGGCGGGAGGTCGACGTTCGCCTCGGCCGGACCGACGAAGCCGAACCACTTCTGCCGAGGGTCCGGCGCGGCCGCGCTCCCCTCGCCATGCAGCGCTCCTTCCCGTGGCGCGCGCGGAGCCCCGGTGCCGGGGGCCCTCACGGGGCTCTCGGGGGGCTTCGCGGCCAGCGGATGGGTGCGACTGCGGGAACTCATGGACCTTTCTTCGCGGGGTTGGCGAGACGGTGGGCGACCCGGTCGAACAGGCCGGGGGCCAGCCGGTTGGCGAGTACCATGACGCGGCCGGGGAGGGTGAGGATGGTGTCACGTCGTCCGCTCCGGCTCGCGCGCACCATCGCCTGGGCGACGTCTTCCGAGGACATCGCCTTCAACGGCACGGCCTCCTGCGCCCATCCCTCCGCGTGGAGCCGGTGCTCGCGGAACTCGCTCTCCGTCAGGCCCGGGGACACGAGCAGCACGCGGATGCCCTCGGCCGCCAGCTCGGTGCGCAGCGATTCGGTCATGGCGTTCACCGCCGCCTTCGACGCGCAGTAGCCGCCGAGCAGTGGCAGGCCCCGGTGCCCCAGCACGGAGCTGACGTTGACCACCTGCGCGCCGGGGCGCCCGCGCAGCAGCGGCACCGCGGCCTTCGTCACGCGCCACAGCGCGAACACGTTCAGCTCGAACACCTGTCGGAGCTGTTCCTCGGAGAGGTCCACCACCGGCCCGTAGAGCCCCTGGCCCGCGTTGTTGACGAGCACGTCCAGCCCGCCGAAGGCGGCGCGGACCTCACCCATGAGGCGCTCCACGTCCTCGCCGCGCGTCACGTCGCACCGCACCGGCAGTGCCCTGACTCCGAGTGACTCCAGTTCACGGGCCGCGTCCAGGAGCCGCTCCTCGCGCCGCGCCGCCAGCACCACGTGGGCGCCCGCCGCCGCGTAGGCGCGAGCCGCCGCGCGGCCGATGCCGCTCGAAGCCCCCGTGACGAGGACCACCCGCTCCTTGAAGGGTTGGTTCTTCATGGCGCCGTGCACCTGACCTCCCTGGTCGTATGAGCGATTGTCGCTCAACCCACGGCGGGCGTCCGATTCCTCGCCTGTTCCCCTTCTGGAGGAGCAGGCGAACGCCTAGGATGCGCCGCCGCCATGCGCCGTCCCCCCCTCGCCAACGACTTCTCCTGGTCCAAGAGCCGTCACGAGAAGTTCTCGGAGTGCCTGCGCTCCTACTACTTCTACTACTACCGCTCCTGGGGCGGTTGGGAGCCGGACGCGCCGAAGGACGTGCGGGAGCTGTACGTGCTGAAGAAGCTGGCCAACCGCTTCAGTTGGGCCGGCAGCGTCGTGCACGAGTGCCTCAAGGACATCCTGCTCGACTGGCGCGCGGGGCGGGTGGTGGACCCGGCCGTCGTGGAGGCGCGGGCGCGCAAGCTGATGCAGGACGACTTCCGCCACTCGCGCGGCAAGGCGTACTGGACGCAGAAGTACCGCAAGCAGTTCACCGGCCTGGTGGAGCACGAGTACGGCGACGCCGTCCCGGACGAGGCGTGGAAGCAGAACTGGGAGACGGTGCGCGCCGCGCTCGCGTGGTTCTTCTCCTCGCGCTGGCCCCAGCTGGCGCACTCGCTCAAGCCCGAGCAGTGGCTCGAGGTCGACGCGGGCTTCGACTTCGCCCACTTCACGCTCGACGGCCTCAAGGTCTTCGCCATCCCCGACTTCGCCTTCGTGGACGCGGACGGCGCGCCCGTGGTGGTGGACTGGAAGACGGGCAAGTCGCGCGACGGCTATGACGAGCAGGTGCTCGGCTACGCGCTGTACGTGTCGCAGCGCTATCGCTTCCCCGTGGAGAAGGTGCGCGCGTCGCTCGTGTACCTCAACGAGGGCAAGGAGCAGGACGTCGCGGTGGACCTGGGCGCGATGGAGTCCTTCCGCCGGCACTTCGAGACGAGCGTCGCGAAGATGCGCGCGCTCCTGAAGGACCCGGCCACGAACACGCCGCTGGACGCCTCGGCGTTCCCGCCCGTCGAGGACCTGTCTGCCTGCATGCGCTGCGTGTTCCGCCGCCCCTGCGGACGCGAGGCGGCGGTGCTGGAGCGGCAGGCCGCTCAGCAGGCCTCGCCCCAGCAGGTGGCGTGAGGCGAGGGGCGGCTAGCGCACGGTGGCCAGCCGCCGCACCACGACGCCCGCGGCGTTCATCCCGAAGCACGAGGTGACGAAGGACACGCTGCCGTCGATCTGCGTGCGGTGGTCGCACGTGTGGAAGTCGTTGTCCTGCGGGCAGACGCACAGGAAGCCGTCGGTGGCGTCGTCGTACTGGAGCGGCACCGCGATTCGCCGCGACTCGATGGAGTAGACGGCGGTGATGCCGGTGTGCTTGTCCGTCTCCACGCCGTACTTGCGCTTGAGCAGCTTGCGGATGTCCTTGGCGAACGGGTCCATGTGCGTCTCGGACAGGTCCTCCACGCGGATGGCGGTGGGGTCCAGCCGCGCGGCGGCGCCCATGGAGCTGACCACGGGGATGCCCAGGGACACGCAGCGGTGGAGCAGGTGCAGCTTCGCCTTCACGTTGTCGATGGCGTCCACCACGAAGTCGTACTGGCCAGGGGGGAGCAGCTGCTCGGCGACCTCCTCGCGGTAGAACTCGCGCACCGCCGTCACCTTCGCCTCCGGGTTGATCTCCCGGGCGCGCTGGGCCATCAGCTCCGCCTT
This sequence is a window from Myxococcus stipitatus. Protein-coding genes within it:
- the mutY gene encoding A/G-specific adenine glycosylase; amino-acid sequence: MRAPLLTWYDRNKRDLPWRRTRDPYAIWLSEVMLQQTQVSTVIPYWERFLQRFPTALALASAPLDDVLSGWKGLGYYSRARNLHRAAQEVVSRFGGKLPTTAEELLTLPGFGRYTAGAVASIAHGEEAPLVDGNVARVLSRLFEVEGLPGDRAREATLWTLAALLVKGERPGDFNQALMEHGATTCRPENPLCLFCPVRDGCIAFRKGRVDELPPAKVRATPKKLTLAVAVWAHAGTLLFARRADSGLFGGLWELPAAEVSEDTSETDAASLLATALGVKLSTSGALGTVKRQLTHRDLTLRLYRVTGPQRPTRAPAFQELRWHTPAEAASLGMSTAMQRALDAALEAGALGPG
- a CDS encoding SDR family oxidoreductase — its product is MKNQPFKERVVLVTGASSGIGRAAARAYAAAGAHVVLAARREERLLDAARELESLGVRALPVRCDVTRGEDVERLMGEVRAAFGGLDVLVNNAGQGLYGPVVDLSEEQLRQVFELNVFALWRVTKAAVPLLRGRPGAQVVNVSSVLGHRGLPLLGGYCASKAAVNAMTESLRTELAAEGIRVLLVSPGLTESEFREHRLHAEGWAQEAVPLKAMSSEDVAQAMVRASRSGRRDTILTLPGRVMVLANRLAPGLFDRVAHRLANPAKKGP
- a CDS encoding PD-(D/E)XK nuclease family protein, yielding MRRPPLANDFSWSKSRHEKFSECLRSYYFYYYRSWGGWEPDAPKDVRELYVLKKLANRFSWAGSVVHECLKDILLDWRAGRVVDPAVVEARARKLMQDDFRHSRGKAYWTQKYRKQFTGLVEHEYGDAVPDEAWKQNWETVRAALAWFFSSRWPQLAHSLKPEQWLEVDAGFDFAHFTLDGLKVFAIPDFAFVDADGAPVVVDWKTGKSRDGYDEQVLGYALYVSQRYRFPVEKVRASLVYLNEGKEQDVAVDLGAMESFRRHFETSVAKMRALLKDPATNTPLDASAFPPVEDLSACMRCVFRRPCGREAAVLERQAAQQASPQQVA
- a CDS encoding tRNA threonylcarbamoyladenosine dehydratase, with amino-acid sequence MNPQPPSAAPQVETPPAAASAAPNAPTGSLARPFKLSRRFDRTGRLLGDTAMERLANARVIVFGLGGVGSFAAEGLVRSGIGHLTLVDHDDVCVTNTNRQLHATVKGVGKSKAELMAQRAREINPEAKVTAVREFYREEVAEQLLPPGQYDFVVDAIDNVKAKLHLLHRCVSLGIPVVSSMGAAARLDPTAIRVEDLSETHMDPFAKDIRKLLKRKYGVETDKHTGITAVYSIESRRIAVPLQYDDATDGFLCVCPQDNDFHTCDHRTQIDGSVSFVTSCFGMNAAGVVVRRLATVR